A genomic window from Hyalangium minutum includes:
- a CDS encoding septal ring lytic transglycosylase RlpA family protein yields the protein MSGALVRLLAVALGAGLLAGCATRAARPDASDRPAPGSAGKTRPGAPEETPDKGSRTYLGEGLASYYGPGLHGRKTASGERFDQNGLTAAHRTLRFGSCVRVVNMENGKSVEVRVNDRGPFKDERIIDVSLGAAKKLEMVQKGLARVRVYRCKDEGPVSAFSIPLQAQPG from the coding sequence GGGAGCAGGGCTGTTGGCGGGCTGCGCGACGCGTGCGGCCCGGCCGGATGCGAGCGATCGCCCAGCCCCCGGTAGTGCGGGAAAGACCCGTCCCGGTGCGCCGGAGGAGACCCCGGACAAGGGCTCGCGCACGTATCTGGGCGAGGGGCTGGCCTCGTACTACGGCCCGGGTCTGCACGGCCGGAAGACGGCGAGCGGGGAGCGCTTCGACCAGAACGGCCTGACGGCGGCCCACCGCACGCTGCGCTTCGGCAGCTGCGTGCGGGTGGTGAACATGGAGAACGGCAAGTCCGTGGAGGTGCGCGTCAACGACCGAGGGCCCTTCAAGGACGAGCGCATCATCGACGTGTCTCTGGGCGCGGCCAAGAAGCTGGAGATGGTGCAGAAGGGGCTGGCGCGGGTGCGCGTCTACCGCTGCAAGGACGAGGGGCCTGTCTCCGCCTTTTCCATCCCGCTCCAGGCGCAGCCGGGGTAG